TTGCGCGAGGATGATATCTAACGGCATACGCAGCAATGGTAATGATGTTGCCTTCTGCGTAACTCACACAGGTTCTGGTATCCGGTACCTCCACGCCAACAAGATCATCCACCGGGACCTCAAGCCAGAGAACATAGTCCTTCAGGATGTCAGGGGGAAGGTGCGCTCTCCTTATCCTACATAAGCATATGGTCCATGGTCCTGCTCTGTGCGTGTTctcttttacatttacatttacatttagggcatttagcagacgcttttatccaaagcgacttacaataagtacatttgtcataagaagtgcaacactatatcgctgtcggtacagaaaggatgttcatagaaccaagtgcaagtacaacaatcgctaggctaactaattccctgtgttacagcaatgatagcagctactgcagttgctacacagttaagtactataatacaatacaacacaatacattgcaatacagtgtacaatggtggccagaaggggggggggagggtggctatgcagagtcgaggtggactctgaacaggtgagtcttgagtctttttcagaagatagtgagcgactctgcagtCCTGCGGTCCTCATTGCGGTTCTTGTGTGTGCTTGATGTTTTTGACCACAGCTCGTCCACAAAATCATTGATCTGGGCTATGCAAAGGACCTGGACCAGGGTAGCCTCTGCACATCCTTTGTGGGTACTCTGCAGTATCTGGTAAGCATCTTGGCAAATATGTCTGGTTTAATGCGAACTGAGGCTCTAAGCCAATGGTCACCATCCTTTGGGTTTCGGTGGACCACTTAATTGTCATCGAGCCCTGAAGTGGACCATCTCCTATGCAAAAGGTCAAAAGTAGATAAATACTGAGACGAGCAAAGAGTGCCAGCAGCCCCATGATATACAATCATTAAAGCAGAAAAGGCCAAGGCCAGTTGGAAACTGTGGAAAGATAAGTCAGCAATGCTGCTAATGCGTGTTTAACTGTTTATTTAGCAAACAACGCCCTCAGGTCCCCGAATCCTCCAAttcactctctctttttattttctccTTCTTACAGAACAATACAGAACAATTATCGCTTTTTTCTATTGTACATTTCCAGAAATAAAACCTGTTTGTGCCACAGGTTGTAAAACACTGGCCTAAGCAAACCAGCCCTTAAAATTGTCTTTTATGTCTTTCAGGCTCCAGAGCTCTTTGAGAACAAGCCCTACACGGTGACTGTGGATTACTGGAGTTTCGGGACGATGATatttgagtgcgtgtgtggctTTCGGCCCTTTCTACACCACATGCAGCCTGTTCAGTGGTGAGGACGCTACACGCCACCACTTCCTCTCATGGTTATGTTGGGAGTTTATTAACTTTTGGTGTCTTTTAGGACGAGCAAAGTGAAGAATAAAGGTCCTAAAGATATCATGGCTGTCGAGGACATGAATGGGGAAGTCAGGTTCTCGACACACCTGCCCTATCCGAACAACCTCAGCAGGTGCCAAATCCGTCCTTATATTTCGTGAGACATTGGGTACAAATGTTTCCAAAACGCCTCACTcatgatcgtgtgtgtgtgtgtgtgtgtgtgtgtgtgtgtgtgtgtgtgtgtgtgtgtgtgtgtgtagaccctTACTGGAGCCTGTCGAGTCTCTTCTGCAGATGATGCTCCTGTGGGACCCTGCTACCCGAGGGGGGGGCACAGACCCGGAGAGCAACCATCCCTGCTTTTACACTACATTGCACAATATCCTCAGCATGAAGGTGAACACTCTGGCGCTTCTCAAGAGACCCAAAGCACACATTATGCATGTATGCGTCATTACATTACGATCGATACGCCATGAAGAAAGTCCTAGCAACGGGAGGGTCGCTGGATCAATCCTCGGTTCGTCCAACCTCGAGCGAGATGCTTAgatacttctctctctctccttccgccATGCCGGTTCTCTCCTTGCATGTTTGACACCGTCGCCGCTGTCCAAACGCGTCCATGCATGGCTGGATGTGGGATTTGATTCAGCGGTGCGGCGCTTTGAGTGGACGCTGATGTTCAACACTTTGTGAACacagtagctgtgttcgaaatcgctccctatcacggatatagtgcactatatagggtgctcgccattttgtagtggtgttcgaattctcagtggttaatttcatgcacttaaaatacccaaaatttgagtgtacatacgatgtaccctacatgttactcccgtataccacaatgcaatgcggtcgtgtttttctggaggagaagaagaagctgaataaccgcgaaaacgaatacatttaatgacggagtctccggctttcgtttagaaatgtcaacaatttatttgggatttaacatagaaatttgacattcaaaattaataaaaaaaaccttaATCAAGGAAacgtaacattcaacatcaatacaacctccagcgttcctcgtgagtgcccggtttgtttacatgatgtgggcgcatctgtctgcgtcacaaaAAAATACCCGGCACGTTTACCGACGCAAATGACATTTAGAAacgttcagcgtagtgtccgaattctcgtttgttcgttccctacgtagcgcactatatcatgaacactatatagggaatagtgagtgagtgaatagggaacgatttcggaCACAGCTCgtttcttctccccccccccccccccccaccaaccaagGTGATCCACGTGCTGGACATGACGTCGGCCCAGCTACACTCCATAGTGCTGGGCCCCGAGGAGAGTCTGCACTCCCTGCAGCAGCGGCTGGAGacccacacccactcacacgtCCCCCCGCGCTGCCAGGAGCTGCTCCTGGAGACGGGCGTGTCGCTGGACCCCCGCTGGCCCCCCGCCCACTGCCTCCCAGAGGGGCTGGTACGTTTGGACCTGAGGTCATTGAGCgattaaagggtaattccggtgtaaaatggatttaggatatgttttgtatgataacgagttgaaacgttcgttttggagcacaaaaaacgcatatagtcgctttcttcagttggctgtttttagccgattctatcaaaacgctataaacttggaacgaagGGGGCAGTGGgaaagggtcttaacatataaaacgaggcattgagaactttgtaagtgtacagattgtttatatgtttatatcgttttatatgttaagacccttattatactaccaaagaagtgtcgggctacttttagccttttaaatggtttaaaatagtgatttagtttttaccataaccactgcccccattgttccaagtttatagcattttgatagaatcggctataaacagccaactgaagaaagcatctatatgcgttttttgtgctccaaaacgaacgtttcaactcgttatcatacatgATTCTCATATTAATTGCCATAATATGAGAATCCACATAAATTACAGATGTGCGTGAGCTGTTCACGGCTACTGTGTAACAAACACGATCTTAAAGTTACGGTGAATACACCATTATCTGGCGATACTGAAAACGATGGTTGGGACGTGACCTACTTTTTAGAGCAGTTGCACCAACGCTGAGGCCACACAACTTGACAAGCAGCTGGCCGCGGGCGTGATCCTCCCGCAGCGCCTCACAGCTGGTTGTTTGAATAAAAGAtgcaaaatatattttgcaTCTATGATCATATATTTAGCTCCCAAATGATCGGATGAATTGGACAGCAGGGCTTAACATGTGCACAGAGCTGGTAGTTGGCAACTATTCGTGGCACGATCGTGGCACTCTACACTGTCTATTCTCAATGGCACTCTACACTGTCTATTCTCAATGGCCCCTGGTGTGTGCTCCACATATTCAGCCAAGCGGCGTATCTTCTTATCAGAACATCTTCTTATGGTCATGTGGTGTGGACCCCAGGTCATCTCTAGACAATACACAGAGGCCACCTCATGCCCACTGGCTCACTGTGGGTGCTGTTCTCCACAGTCCGGCTGGGACCGGTCCATAGTGTACCTCTTCGACAAGAGCCTGACCAAGTACTCCGGCCCGCTGACCGCCCGACCTCTGCCGGACAGCGTCAACTTCATAGGTGAGCGGTGTGCTCTGACCTCGTGCTTCTCCTACTGCTGATGGTGTCGCCGTCGCGGTCATTGGCGTGATGCTCTGTGGTCCGTTACAGTGCGAGAGACCAAGACCCAGCTGCCGCTCGCCGCGCTGAGGAAGGTGTGGGGAGAGGCGGTCAGCTACATCTGTGGGCTGAAGCAGGACTACGTCCGGCTGTACGGGGGACGGGAGGCCGCCATGTAGGTGAACCCGCGCCGCACACGCGTGGTCGAGCCATGTCGCAGATCGGATTCAATCTTTCAAATGATCAAGTACATGCTGTGTGATCTTAACTCCATTCAGGGTTCATTAGAAAAAGCGAAGCCATCTGTGTGTAACCATTTTTGACGAAATCACTACTTTCTTGTGTAGGGCGGtagtttattatattatagcaCACAAAGAATCAGaactcaatttttttttaaatatggttTGGAAAGTGTGTCTAAAAGTGTTAAACCCTATCatggggagacacacagacacactgactgcacacaaacacaaatgttgACTTGAAATCCGAAATAAGATCATGCATCTCTCTATGTTCGTTGTGTGGGTTTAGGCGGAGTCTGCTACATTACAACACAAACCTAACGCGCTACAAGAACATGCTGTTCTCACAGTCCCAGCAGCTCAGAGCCAAACTGGCCTTCTTCAAGATCAGCATCCAGAACGACCTGGAGCTCTACTCTGAGCAAAGACACACAGGCATTTGTGAGTGCACTttaggctgttgttgttgccccAGTAATGGGTCTACTATTTACTATGTAACTATTTAGTCACTAAGCCgatacttttatccaaagccactgcTTGTAAAGATTATGCATTAGATCtcaggatgcctacaggtaggctgtgGAACTTTGGAtccgaacccagaacctctcaTCTGGAAGTCTAACCATGTGGCTCTCCTGTATCCGTCTCTTTCTGGTGGAACTGTCTCACCAGCTTCAGAGAAGATGCTGAAGACCTGGAATGAAAACGAAGAGAAGGCTGCTGCGTTTACACAGGTGGGATGTTATCCATGGCGACCACAATATATACACTGAACGTTCCTGCCGTGAATCCAACGGAGAGGATGGTCAGTGATACCGTGGGTCTGTATCTCTACTGTTTCCTTCTGTAGGTGGCTGAGGTCGGTTATCTGGATGAAGAGATTGTCTCTCTGCACTGTGAGATTGTGGAGTTGAGGAGAAGTCCATTCGCTCGCAGTCAAGGAGACGTTATGGGACAGCTGTCAGTATTTCAGTATTCTGTAGAAACTGTAATATTCTCCAATGGATGAATATGCGCGTTCATGTTTCACTGTTTGTTTTCTCTTCCAGGGAGGAGAAAGCGATTGAACTCTACAAGCAACTGAAAGCCAAATGCAAAAGTTAGTGTGAAATATGTACGGTATAACCTTTTAAAGGTGTTTTGTGCACATCTGTGGACTGTGTACCTGTGTACCtgtgtatacctgtgtgtgtatgtaactgATTGTCTTGCCATGGCTCTGGTGGATTTAATTAACGACGGGTTTTGTATATTCTGTGCAGGTCCTGACCCGCCACACGGTTACAGCGATAGCTCCGAGATGGTGAAGGCTATTCTTCAGACAGTTCAGAACCAGGACCGGGTCTTGAAGGACTTATACACTCACCTGAGGTACTCCTTAAGCAGAGTGAAGGACAGCAACATTTTTTATCATATGTCGTATCTTAAAATTCTAATACGAAAGttcagagaagaaaaaaaatgttttatatatatatttgatataatatttgttttattaagTCATGTAATAGAGGGATAAACTTAATGATCACATAAGTAGACATCTGGTATGTAcgttttctgtttgttgttatctgAGTAGTAACTTCAGCGAACTGTAAATGGGCTCTGAATTGACTTGAAGGAAACTATTACTAATAGCTTGCAAGGCATCCGAATTGAGAAATGTAATGATATTTAACCAATGTGTCGTCTTTTTGTTAGCATGAAGGCCCAACaacagaaaacatatgcaatgcTCCTTTACACAATTTCCAGAAAACATGTCTGATTTTGTTTTTGGCTCTCTTGTCGTCGACAGCACCATACTGGTGTGTAAACAACGCATCGTCGATCTGTTCCCTAAGCTGGAGGGGGCGGTAGAGAGCATCAAGGCAGCGGAGACGACAGTGATGCAGATGCAAATGAAGCGACAGAAAGAGTTCTGGTATCTGTTGAAAATTGCCAGGGTGAGTCCACTGACCCCCAATAAAATTCACTTAACATAAAACTCCCTCACTTTGGCATATATGAAGTACAAAGGCCATTGCTATGGAAGCTGTAAAACCATAATGTTGTTTCTTGTTAATAGTATTACTGCTCCATATGTGTTCAGATTTTTGCTTGTGAAGTACCATTTCCTTTGCTCTTATATCTAACATATACTTTGATTGTTGACTTTAGCAAAAACGTTCTGCTATATTACTAGATATTAACTATTTTATAATGTTGTTAGGCCCAGACAGAACCTCCGTCACTACCAACTGTTCCCAAGACAACTGCAAGGTAAGCCCACCAACATTACTGGAAAACCTTTCTCTTGGTGTCTGTGAATACCTATCGCTCTAGAATGTTCTTTGAGCGGAGCCTTGAGATGTGTTTATCTTATGGCTGCTGGTCTTGCAGTGAGACGGTTCATCAATTATTGGAAGAGAATCAGCATTACCTCAGTCAACTGACTTCTCTGCTTCAGGACACGACTCAAGAGACTGGAAACAGTGTCATGGTACAGTACTAAATGTTATCAGTATTTATGTAATGAAACATATACAGTATCCATTTAATGTGACATATACAGTACTCATGTAAAGAAAAGTGTCATACCTCTGTGGCTTTTATTCGAAACCTTACTTAATATGGGCAAGAGCGCTCTTCGGTTGATCAATACGAACCCTAAAGCCCCTTTTCCCCTTTCATTTCCTAGGATGAGGACTGGAGTTGGATACAGCATGATTCAGGAAAAGCTCAATCTCTGATCTCATAAAGTTGTATATAATGAATGAAGCCTGCCTGGTGGTGCTCATCTTAATATATGAAGAACCATACACTGGCTAAATCCTTTCTGATGCACACTCAAAATATCATGCATTTATTTAGCAGCATAAGCTAAGACACTACTGTTTAAACTACATGTATggatttatattttaaattcCATGTTTGAATGTAATGCCAGTCTGCTGTATTTATTTGTTGGAGTGAAGAACAAGAATTTGACTGACAAAACGTATTACCTGTGTgtgcaaaatgtatttttagatACCGATTTGTTTGTCAAAATGTTACATAAATAAAGAATGCCTGTTGGTTTGTTATCGTCCGTCAGTTTGTATATTGAGGATTGTTTTTAGTTACAAGGAAACTAATTTGAATGGAACCTTGATTACAGCCATATAGGCTCGATCAAAATGATAGTAAATAGTCGGCAGCATATAGGAACTTTCAGATTTATTACTTTCAgaatttaaaggcacccagtgcaactttcgaggcttaaaaataaacattcaatttctagtcttttttacacgtaagtttcaataactccataccattacataccgacatttaagcagcaaagatgagacgtcgttgtgtggtgagaactgatacaaaatcgataacaacaacaatgccgccattttctttattttttgtaacctacaataaataaagcaggcttccagtcaatggaaaaatggcttctccccaccggcgattgttgttgtttacgattttctatcagttctcaccacacaacgacgtctcatctttgctccttgaatgtcgatatgtaatggtatggagttattgaaacttactacgtgtaaaaaagactagaaatggaatgtttatttttcattgaatgtttacataaagttgcactgggtgcctttaaattaCTATTTCCCTTTCAAATGACTACCCAAATCAGCAAAGAAGGACCACACTGGAACAGAGTGGGGAGAAGCAGGAGCCAGTAGGCGGCGGTAGAGAGATGGGTTCAGGCTGTCGTGAACTGAATGATACAGAGAGAAGAGGTGACTGTGTCCAGTGGAGTGGTAATTAACGCCTTTTTACATGCAACCTTTTCATAAATAGAGAAACGTTTGTACAACGCTTATTTAACATCGGGTTTAGTGTCATCGACCAATAAGAGGACAGAAATCGATAAGAAGCGTTCACTTCCGAACCTGCTCCTTGGAGCTAGTTGCCCCTAGCTCGCAATGCTATCGTAACATTACTACTGCATTTCTAATAATAGCAGCATGGGGCTTGAACGCCACTGTCAGTGAGTTGATACTTTTGTAGTAGCGTTTTGTGTTTAGCTCGTCCATTAAATTTGTATTTCAAGTATATAGGGAAGTGTGTAACTGCTCGGCTATGCTAGCGACAGTGAATGACCACTGTGTAGCACCCATTGAGCTAACGTCACAGGCTAACCTACATAGTGAACGCTAGCAGGCTGTGCAGGGCTCTCTTTAAAGTATATAGTGATCACATTCTCGTTGTAAGACTTTAGCATGCTTTAAAGATGGCCTGGACGGCATATCGTTGCACAATTAGTCCGTCACAGGTTCGAGTACTGATGTAGTTAATAGTAGTAAACCCTTACCAGTTGATAACAAAACTGCACCTAATCCTATCACCATACACTCTACCCTATTGGTTGGGTGTTACATGTGAGGCTAGTACCATATGACTAGCCACATTGAACAACGCGACTCTTCACTCTTTTCATGCTTGTTTATTTGAACTCGTAATGTTGTCGTCTCTGCAGGTAAGTGCAGCAGAGGATGACTATGGCACACGTAGGGGCAGTAGTGGCTACAGTAGCGGGACTCATGGCCATCCTTCTCCACTCATCCATTCATAAGATTGAAGAAGGACATCTTGCGGTTTATTACAGGTATTAAAGCATTGTGTTTTATCACAGCAGTTATCTTGTTAATTTATATTTAACTGTTCTTGTCCAGGGTCTAGGTCCATTAATATACTTGTGTGTTTCTCATGTATTTTTACTTTGTTGCATAATGTCGGCAGTTTGGTTAAAAACAGGATAGCTCACTTTAGTGGCATGTGAACAAACAACCAGTCAGCTCAGATTCCACTGTTCATGACAGAGTTGACTTCAATTCGACCTAAATTGCATGCAGACAGGTGAACAAACAATGCTCAAGATAATCATCTAACTTTTTATTATGAGTActactaactgtgtgtgtgtgtgtgtgtgtgtgtgtgtgtgtgtgtgtgtgtgtgtgtgtgtgtgaaaggggaGGAGCATTGCTGACTGCACCCAATGGCCCTGGGTATCACATTATGCTCCCCTTCATCACCACCTTCAGATCAGTGCAGGTGCCCTCACATTCTCACTATGCAAAACATACTCTTGGCTCGAGCCACCAAGCATGGCCGTTTATGTTCTGAAAGCAACATGATGACATTGTTGCACCCTTTGGTTTCAGACTACGCTTCAGACTGATGAAATCAAGAATGTGCCATGTGGAACTAGGTAAGGTTTTGGCCAGTCGTGGTCGGGCTTCTAATGAAGTCTGAACTTGGAGCAGAGTCTACAATGTTTTTGGTGTCTTCCTTTTTCCACAGTGGTGGTGTGATGATCTACTTTGACAGGATAGAGGTAGTCAACATGCTGGTCCCCTCGGCAGGTATAGAGCATGTTTACACAAAAAGCAACTTTAATGACTTCTTAACCTTTACCCTTAAAGAtcccctattttaccaccaggggAGATGTGGATTAGCCATGATCACATGATCACGCAGTGTCCCTCCAGATATTTGATGGATATTTCTGCCTATCCAGGCGACTGACCCAACTGGTATACTGATCTATTTGTCATAGATCTTGGTGGTAACTTGAGGCTAGATTGTGAAATGGATTATAATGTCTGATCCACATCCCAGCTGGTGGTAATAACATGTCCTTTCAAGTCACTTAGGTTTACATGCACATTCCAAATGCTCCTTTGTGACCGTATTATATTCTGGCTTCGGTATTGAAAAGCAACCAAAGACTAAAGTCAAACCACTGGGACAGAGATTGTGTAATCACTCTTTGTGCATGGCTCACTTCCCATCTTGTATGTGCTCTTGTTCTTGTATACTTTAAACAAAACAACCAATGTTTCAGCAAAAGCGTAATTAATTCCTGTGTGTTCTCTTCTTCCCCTTTCTGTAGTTGTGGAAGTAGTGAAGAACTACACCGCTGATTACGACAAAACCCTCATCTTTAACAAAATCCACCATGAACTCAACCAGTTCTGCAGCGTTCACACTCTACAGGAGGTTTACATTGAGTTGTTCGGTGAGTGGACATTGGCACAACGAAACGTACACATGCCCAAATGAAGCATGCTGCTCTATGTTGTACTGTCACTCAATAATGGGTTTAtctgtgtttctttgtttttatgcTTGCAGATATCATTGATGAAAATATGAAGATTGCCTTGCAGAAGGATCTTAATGAAATGGCGCCTGGACTCACAATTCAGGTAACTGGTGATAAATTGACATTTAAGTgactcatttaaaaaaaaaaaaaatagaccaTAACTTATCTGTAAACCAAACCAACAAACTGTAACTGCTGTCAATACAATCTTTGAACTCTAACCAATGATTCCCGTCGCACCGACCCCGTTCTCTAACCGTTAGGCAGTTCGAGTTACCAAACCCAAGATCCCAGAGTCAATCAGGAGGAACTTTGAACTCATGTAAGTGGGTCCGCTTCCTCGCGTGTCCTTAGTGACGAGTCTTGTGTCGAAGCAGGCCGAAGCTAAAGCTTGGACTCTGTGCCCTCGTGTCCACAGGGAGGCAGAGAAGACCCGCCTGCTCATCACGGCTCAGACTCagaaggtggtggagaaggaggccgaGACTGAGAGGAAGAAAGCCATCATCGGTAGCTATAACCTTTTGTACTACATTCCACCTGACGTACACGGTATACTTTTCCCCCTCGACAACATTGTCGGAACGGCCATTCTTGTGTTATTGCGATGTCCCTCTGCCGCCATCTCTAGTGCTACAAACCACCCTGAATGATACTTCTCTGTTCCTGTGACTGTCCCCACACAGAGGCTCAGAAGCAGGCCCAGGTCGCGGAGATCCATTTCCAGCAGAAGGTGATGGAGAAGGAAACCGAGAAGCGGATCTCTCAGATAGAGGGTAAAGCCCAACCGGCCCTCATTTAACTATTTACGATTCAGTCGTCTATCAGACGCTCTGATCCAAATCCACTCAGAGTGAACTCGGATACAGATCATTACTGATCAGGTAGGGGATAGGCCTCTCGCGCACGGAGGAGGTCAGGCTGCGCACTTTGTGGGCGCTTCTCGGTACCTTTTCTGACCGTGAGCCACACGCCCTTAACCAGTGGTTCCCGGAGTGGGAGTGAGAGTGGCAGGGCGCTGAGATGGATGATAaaagggtcggcttagctcaggaggtagagcagttgtcttgtaaccgaaaggttgctagttcgatccccagctcctcctagctgagtgttgatgggTCCCTGAGcactcctagctgagtgttgatgggtccctgagcaagacacttaaccctaactgctcccgacgagctggctgtcgccttgcatggttgactctgtcgtcggtgtgtcaatgtgtgtattaactgatgtaagtcgctttggataaaagcgtctgctaaatgccctaataaTAAACGCTTTAACTGCTGATCCAATTTAAATGACTGGATGAGGCATTAGCAATGAAATAATAATCCTGGTACATTACCCAATACCTTATTATTAGTCGGTAGAGCTGCTGATATATTTTGCCCtcgatatatttatttatttatatatgggATAATGCAAAGCGAGCCTGTCAATATCGCATTATAAACCCAGACAGGTTATAATTCACTACATTATTCTGCTTTTTACACGGCTATACTAAAGAAATCGAGTAGGTGGGAGGGCCTGGGCCCCCGTGCAAACATCCTGGGAAGAACCCTGAATACGTAACTTTTACCAGCAACTGGGGATGGATGTGTGTTTAGGGGTGGGCGGCACTTCCTCTGCTCACAAAGTGGGGGTTGGTGGGGTGCTGACCAAACCAGTGGGAACACCGGCCCCCGCCACCAGGCTGTCCTCTGCCTCCGCGTCGTCATGTGCGGCGTCTCCCAACACTGCTCCTTTGTTCCAGACGCTGGCTTCCTGGCCAGGGAGAAGGCCAGGGCTGATGCGGAATACTACACGGCCGCCAAGTTCGCCGAAGCCAACACGGTAAACTATGGCGTCAATTTGAACTCCGCGCATAAGCAACCTTTCAACGTTGTGTTTATAATCCATCACATGCtaacatccctccccccccccccccccccccgctctttTTCTGTACTTCATCCTatctctattgctctctctctctgtctctgtgtctctactTCATTCTATCtattgctccctctctctctctgtctgtgcttCATTCTatttattgctctctctctgtcaccgtgtctctctctctctctgtctctgtctcttcttcattctatctattgctctctctgtctctgtgtgtgtctctctctctgtctctgtgtgtctctctctctctctctgtctctctctgtctctgcgtcTTTACTTCATTCtatctattgctctctctctgtctctgtgtgtctgtctctgtgtgtctctctctctgtctctgtctctctctctctctgtctctgcgtcTCTACTTCATTCtatctattgctctctctctgtctctgctttctctcccctccacagTTGAAGTTGACTCCCGAGTACATCGAGCTGATGAAGTATCAGTCCATAGCGACCAACAGTAAGATCTACTTCGGGCAGGACATCCCCAACATGTTTGTGGAGGGGGCCAAgctggggccctcctccacgccGCCGACCGACACGGACTCTGACTCCCAGGGTCAGTGATGGCTCGGGCCGTCCCATAGGGCCAGCCGATGTGGCCTCATCGGTGAGGGGAAGGCTTCTGCAGCTAAAGGGACGAATGACAACACGCTATTGGTCTTGATTTTCAAAATGactgagaaagaggaggagtgaAAGCGGAGAGACGCATATGATTTCCTTTTGGTTAATTCCTGCATTCTCTTTGGAGAAATGTTTAGCGTGTGGTTTCAGTGGGATGATGGATGCCATATTCAAAATAGATTGAAGGTTGATTCTACCAGGGAAAG
This genomic window from Gadus macrocephalus chromosome 15, ASM3116895v1 contains:
- the LOC132472786 gene encoding erlin-1 — encoded protein: MTMAHVGAVVATVAGLMAILLHSSIHKIEEGHLAVYYRGGALLTAPNGPGYHIMLPFITTFRSVQTTLQTDEIKNVPCGTSGGVMIYFDRIEVVNMLVPSAVVEVVKNYTADYDKTLIFNKIHHELNQFCSVHTLQEVYIELFDIIDENMKIALQKDLNEMAPGLTIQAVRVTKPKIPESIRRNFELMEAEKTRLLITAQTQKVVEKEAETERKKAIIEAQKQAQVAEIHFQQKVMEKETEKRISQIEDAGFLAREKARADAEYYTAAKFAEANTLKLTPEYIELMKYQSIATNSKIYFGQDIPNMFVEGAKLGPSSTPPTDTDSDSQGQ
- the LOC132472785 gene encoding inhibitor of nuclear factor kappa-B kinase subunit alpha-like isoform X2, translating into MERAALRQTQQCGPWEMKERLGTGGFGHVNLYQHLETGDKIALKLCRLELNQKNKDRWSREIQIMKKLSHVNVVEAREVPLELSSIGLNDLPLLAMEYCSKGDLRKMLNKPENCCGLKESEVLSLLSDIGSGIRYLHANKIIHRDLKPENIVLQDVRGKLVHKIIDLGYAKDLDQGSLCTSFVGTLQYLAPELFENKPYTVTVDYWSFGTMIFECVCGFRPFLHHMQPVQWTSKVKNKGPKDIMAVEDMNGEVRFSTHLPYPNNLSRPLLEPVESLLQMMLLWDPATRGGGTDPESNHPCFYTTLHNILSMKVIHVLDMTSAQLHSIVLGPEESLHSLQQRLETHTHSHVPPRCQELLLETGVSLDPRWPPAHCLPEGLSGWDRSIVYLFDKSLTKYSGPLTARPLPDSVNFIVRETKTQLPLAALRKVWGEAVSYICGLKQDYVRLYGGREAAMRSLLHYNTNLTRYKNMLFSQSQQLRAKLAFFKISIQNDLELYSEQRHTGISSEKMLKTWNENEEKAAAFTQVAEVGYLDEEIVSLHCEIVELRRSPFARSQGDVMGQLEEKAIELYKQLKAKCKSPDPPHGYSDSSEMVKAILQTVQNQDRVLKDLYTHLSTILVCKQRIVDLFPKLEGAVESIKAAETTVMQMQMKRQKEFWYLLKIARAQTEPPSLPTVPKTTARTRLKRLETVSWMRTGVGYSMIQEKLNL
- the LOC132472785 gene encoding inhibitor of nuclear factor kappa-B kinase subunit alpha-like isoform X1 translates to MERAALRQTQQCGPWEMKERLGTGGFGHVNLYQHLETGDKIALKLCRLELNQKNKDRWSREIQIMKKLSHVNVVEAREVPLELSSIGLNDLPLLAMEYCSKGDLRKMLNKPENCCGLKESEVLSLLSDIGSGIRYLHANKIIHRDLKPENIVLQDVRGKLVHKIIDLGYAKDLDQGSLCTSFVGTLQYLAPELFENKPYTVTVDYWSFGTMIFECVCGFRPFLHHMQPVQWTSKVKNKGPKDIMAVEDMNGEVRFSTHLPYPNNLSRPLLEPVESLLQMMLLWDPATRGGGTDPESNHPCFYTTLHNILSMKVIHVLDMTSAQLHSIVLGPEESLHSLQQRLETHTHSHVPPRCQELLLETGVSLDPRWPPAHCLPEGLSGWDRSIVYLFDKSLTKYSGPLTARPLPDSVNFIVRETKTQLPLAALRKVWGEAVSYICGLKQDYVRLYGGREAAMRSLLHYNTNLTRYKNMLFSQSQQLRAKLAFFKISIQNDLELYSEQRHTGISSEKMLKTWNENEEKAAAFTQVAEVGYLDEEIVSLHCEIVELRRSPFARSQGDVMGQLEEKAIELYKQLKAKCKSPDPPHGYSDSSEMVKAILQTVQNQDRVLKDLYTHLSTILVCKQRIVDLFPKLEGAVESIKAAETTVMQMQMKRQKEFWYLLKIARAQTEPPSLPTVPKTTASETVHQLLEENQHYLSQLTSLLQDTTQETGNSVMDEDWSWIQHDSGKAQSLIS